The following are from one region of the Candidatus Angelobacter sp. genome:
- the dctP gene encoding TRAP transporter substrate-binding protein DctP, translated as MRKKFNRFPPVWLLALGILLRLAPSAPAADKPLNIRLGTLAPRGTSYHKSLLAMGEKWRQASNGAVKLTIFPDGTQGGEADMVGLMQTGNLDAGLLTAVGLSEIEPSVTALQSMPMAFRTLEEVDYVGEKLRPQLEQRLLSKGYVVLFWSDSGWVRFFTKSPVTHPDDLRKLKIFTWAGNPHEADIWKSGGFNPISLETAAIPQALLSGSVGAVPMPPFFALAGQLDAQAKYMLEVNWAPLVGAAVVRKKTWDRVPADARDSMLKIAAGIGRDVKVAGRAESESSVAAMEKRGLVVQKVTPEVEAEWRAMADRVSDKIRGKVVPAEMFDEAQKLLSEYRASKGVK; from the coding sequence ATGAGAAAAAAATTCAACCGTTTCCCGCCGGTCTGGCTGTTGGCGCTGGGAATCCTCTTGCGGCTCGCGCCTTCCGCGCCTGCCGCCGACAAGCCTCTCAACATCCGCCTTGGAACACTTGCGCCGCGCGGCACCTCGTATCACAAGAGCCTCCTGGCGATGGGCGAAAAATGGCGCCAGGCCTCGAATGGCGCGGTGAAGCTCACCATTTTTCCCGACGGCACACAAGGCGGTGAGGCGGACATGGTCGGACTGATGCAAACGGGCAATCTCGACGCGGGTTTGCTCACAGCGGTGGGACTTTCCGAAATCGAGCCTTCGGTCACCGCGTTGCAAAGCATGCCGATGGCCTTCCGCACGCTTGAGGAGGTGGATTATGTCGGCGAGAAGCTTCGCCCGCAACTCGAGCAGCGCCTGCTGTCCAAGGGCTACGTGGTGCTCTTCTGGTCCGATTCCGGCTGGGTCCGCTTTTTCACCAAATCGCCCGTCACTCATCCGGACGATTTGCGTAAACTTAAAATCTTCACCTGGGCCGGCAACCCGCACGAAGCCGACATCTGGAAGTCGGGCGGTTTCAATCCCATTTCGCTCGAAACCGCGGCCATCCCGCAAGCCCTGCTGTCGGGCAGTGTCGGGGCCGTTCCCATGCCGCCGTTCTTCGCGCTCGCCGGGCAGTTGGACGCCCAGGCGAAATACATGCTTGAAGTGAACTGGGCGCCGCTGGTGGGTGCGGCGGTCGTGCGGAAGAAGACCTGGGACCGCGTTCCTGCCGACGCCCGCGACTCCATGCTGAAGATTGCCGCCGGAATCGGCCGCGACGTGAAGGTCGCCGGCCGCGCGGAAAGTGAATCGTCCGTGGCCGCCATGGAAAAGCGGGGATTGGTGGTGCAAAAAGTCACGCCGGAAGTCGAGGCGGAATGGCGCGCGATGGCGGACCGGGTCAGCGACAAAATCCGGGGCAAGGTCGTCCCGGCGGAAATGTTCGACGAGGCGCAGAAGCTGTTGAGTGAATATCGCGCGAGCAAGGGTGTGAAGTGA
- a CDS encoding TRAP transporter TatT component family protein, with protein MSKLGDALASGGTTFASDDDPELVKAAVPFSLKLMESLLVESPKHAGLLFAATSGFTQYAYAFVQQDADEMEDKDLAAANALRARARRLYLRARNYGLRGLEARHRDFAKALRDNPKKAVAVTKPGDVPLLYWTAVSWAAAISNSKDDPDLIADVPVVEAMIDRALELNESYDHGAIHSFLIAYEMSRQGTAGRPEDRARKHFARALELSGGQLAGPFVSLAESVSVQKQNVAEFKELLNRALAVNADARPEWRLVNLVMQRRARWLLSRTDDLFLMSDKKE; from the coding sequence GTGAGCAAACTCGGCGACGCGCTCGCCTCCGGTGGGACAACGTTCGCTTCGGATGACGACCCCGAACTGGTCAAAGCGGCCGTGCCGTTCAGTTTGAAACTGATGGAAAGCCTGCTTGTCGAAAGCCCGAAGCACGCAGGATTGCTGTTTGCCGCCACGAGCGGCTTCACGCAATACGCGTATGCCTTCGTGCAGCAGGACGCCGACGAGATGGAAGACAAGGATCTCGCGGCCGCCAACGCCCTGCGCGCGCGTGCCCGCAGGCTCTATCTGCGAGCGCGCAATTACGGCCTGCGCGGCCTCGAAGCGAGGCACCGAGATTTTGCAAAGGCGCTGCGGGACAATCCGAAGAAAGCCGTGGCGGTGACAAAACCCGGCGATGTGCCGCTGCTCTACTGGACCGCTGTTTCCTGGGCAGCGGCGATCTCGAACTCCAAGGACGATCCGGATTTAATTGCCGACGTGCCGGTCGTGGAGGCAATGATTGATCGCGCGCTGGAATTGAACGAGAGCTACGATCATGGCGCCATTCATTCGTTTCTGATCGCCTATGAGATGAGCCGCCAAGGCACGGCGGGCCGACCGGAGGATCGCGCGCGGAAACATTTTGCGCGGGCTTTGGAATTGTCGGGTGGACAACTGGCCGGACCGTTTGTGTCGCTGGCGGAGTCGGTCTCCGTGCAAAAGCAAAATGTCGCCGAGTTCAAGGAACTGCTCAACCGCGCCCTGGCGGTCAATGCCGATGCCAGGCCGGAGTGGCGCCTGGTCAATCTGGTGATGCAACGCCGCGCGCGCTGGTTGTTGTCGCGAACGGACGACTTGTTTCTGATGTCGGACAAGAAAGAATAG